A single region of the Nocardioides sp. W7 genome encodes:
- the miaA gene encoding tRNA (adenosine(37)-N6)-dimethylallyltransferase MiaA has translation MPSAVPSPIVAVVGATASGKTALSLDLAERLGGEVVNTDAMQVYRGMDIGTAKLPPAERRGIPHHLLDTHSIRDPATVAAYQEWARAAVVELRGRGATPVLVGGSALYTRAILDRFEFPGTDETVRARLEAELAELGSGALHARLREADPEAAERILVENGRRIVRALEVIELTGRPYSASLPVLEYDDPRTVQVGVDIDRPTLDARIEQRVEAMFAGGFVAEVERLLDEGLAEGRTASRAIGYREVVALLRGELTEAEARARTAAATRRFARRQDGWFRKDPRIVWVSFDDPDRVEKALAAVAAL, from the coding sequence ATGCCCAGCGCCGTCCCGTCGCCCATCGTGGCGGTGGTCGGGGCCACCGCGTCGGGCAAGACCGCGCTCTCGCTCGACCTCGCCGAGCGACTGGGCGGCGAGGTCGTCAACACCGACGCGATGCAGGTCTACCGCGGCATGGACATCGGTACGGCGAAGCTGCCGCCCGCCGAGCGGCGCGGCATCCCGCACCACCTGCTCGACACCCACTCGATCCGCGATCCGGCGACGGTCGCGGCGTACCAGGAGTGGGCCCGGGCGGCCGTCGTGGAGCTGCGCGGGCGCGGGGCGACCCCGGTGCTGGTCGGCGGCTCGGCGCTGTACACCCGCGCGATCCTGGACCGCTTCGAGTTCCCCGGCACCGACGAGACGGTGCGGGCCCGGCTGGAGGCGGAGCTGGCCGAGCTCGGCTCCGGTGCCCTGCACGCGCGGCTGCGCGAGGCCGACCCCGAGGCGGCCGAGCGGATCCTGGTCGAGAACGGTCGCCGGATCGTCCGCGCCCTCGAGGTCATCGAGCTGACCGGGCGGCCGTACTCCGCCTCCCTCCCCGTCCTGGAGTACGACGACCCGCGCACCGTCCAGGTCGGCGTCGACATCGACCGGCCCACGCTCGACGCCCGGATCGAGCAACGGGTCGAGGCGATGTTCGCCGGCGGGTTCGTCGCGGAGGTCGAGCGGCTGCTGGACGAGGGGCTCGCCGAGGGGCGGACCGCGTCGCGGGCGATCGGCTACCGCGAGGTGGTCGCCCTGCTGCGCGGAGAGCTGACCGAGGCCGAGGCCCGGGCGCGGACCGCCGCCGCCACCCGCCGCTTCGCGCGCCGCCAGGACGGGTGGTTCCGCAAGGACCCGCGCATCGTCTGGGTCTCCTTCGACGACCCGGACCGGGTCGAGAAGGCGCTGGCCGCGGTCGCGGCGCTCTGA
- a CDS encoding serine hydrolase domain-containing protein — translation MEQIEEILGETRLRGRPTVVGVRSGGTTRLWSHGELPDGESSIFEIGSVTKVVTSLLLADLVRTGEVGYDDPVAAHLPVAPPVVGRPITLVDLATHHSGLPRLPAGMLLAGLTRDRGNPYARLDDERMEQAIRETRPKRPPGERFAYSNYGAGLLGYALAHAAGTSYDALVADRVAGPLGLADTGVATPAGHRLVEGRSRWGRRAQRWDLASLAGAGGLVSTAADLLALLALWAPDATGSLAEAAAETAVPRHRANAVMGVGLAWLRIAGGEGPARFRFAHDVLWHDGGTGGHRSFVAVLPETGDAVVVLSARARSVDGLGLSLVRALR, via the coding sequence ATGGAGCAGATCGAGGAGATCCTGGGCGAGACCCGGTTGCGGGGCCGGCCGACGGTGGTGGGCGTCCGCAGCGGCGGCACGACCCGGCTGTGGAGCCACGGGGAGCTGCCGGACGGGGAGTCGTCGATCTTCGAGATCGGCTCGGTCACCAAGGTGGTGACCTCGCTGCTGCTGGCCGACCTGGTCCGCACCGGCGAGGTCGGGTACGACGACCCGGTCGCCGCGCACCTGCCCGTCGCCCCACCGGTCGTGGGCCGGCCGATCACGCTGGTCGACCTGGCCACCCACCACTCCGGCCTGCCGCGGCTGCCGGCCGGGATGCTGCTCGCGGGCCTGACGCGCGACCGCGGCAACCCCTACGCCCGGCTCGACGACGAGCGGATGGAGCAGGCGATCCGGGAGACCCGGCCGAAGCGGCCGCCGGGCGAGCGGTTCGCGTACTCCAACTACGGAGCCGGGCTGCTCGGCTACGCGCTCGCCCACGCCGCCGGGACGTCGTACGACGCCCTGGTCGCCGACCGCGTGGCCGGCCCGCTGGGCCTGGCGGACACCGGTGTCGCGACCCCGGCCGGACACCGCCTCGTCGAGGGGCGCAGCCGGTGGGGCAGGCGGGCCCAGCGCTGGGACCTGGCCTCGCTGGCCGGCGCGGGCGGGCTGGTCTCGACCGCGGCCGACCTGCTCGCCCTGCTCGCGCTGTGGGCACCGGATGCGACCGGCTCGCTCGCGGAGGCGGCTGCGGAGACCGCCGTACCGCGGCACCGGGCGAACGCCGTGATGGGCGTGGGCCTGGCCTGGCTGCGGATCGCGGGCGGCGAGGGGCCGGCGCGGTTCCGCTTCGCCCACGACGTGCTGTGGCACGACGGCGGCACCGGCGGGCACCGCAGCTTCGTGGCGGTGCTGCCCGAGACCGGCGACGCCGTCGTCGTGCTCTCGGCTCGGGCCCGCAGCGTCGACGGGCTCGGGCTCAGCCTGGTGCGGGCACTTCGCTGA
- a CDS encoding dihydrofolate reductase family protein, with product MSRIIGDITVSLDGFVDGAGDGVEALHAWALVSDDPVDAAVLASVAGAGAVVMGRGTFDVVDGPHGWQDGLGYGAREDARPPFVVVTSSLPEEVRLAATHDFSFVTSGPAAAVAAAREAAGDADVYVMGGGTTVGSCLAAGLLDVLQLHVAPEALGSGTPLFTGSRHRLVQRDVRVSRAAVHLTYDVSEVPAPG from the coding sequence ATGAGCAGGATCATCGGGGACATCACGGTCTCGCTGGACGGGTTCGTCGACGGAGCGGGCGACGGCGTGGAGGCCCTGCACGCCTGGGCCCTGGTCAGCGACGACCCGGTCGACGCCGCCGTGCTCGCGTCGGTCGCCGGGGCCGGGGCGGTGGTGATGGGCCGGGGCACCTTCGACGTCGTCGACGGGCCGCACGGCTGGCAGGACGGGCTCGGGTACGGCGCCCGCGAGGACGCCCGACCGCCCTTCGTCGTGGTCACGAGCAGCCTCCCCGAGGAGGTGCGGCTCGCCGCGACCCACGACTTCTCCTTCGTCACCTCCGGCCCGGCTGCTGCCGTCGCCGCCGCCCGGGAGGCCGCGGGCGACGCGGACGTCTACGTGATGGGCGGCGGCACGACGGTCGGCTCCTGCCTGGCCGCCGGGCTGCTCGACGTACTGCAGCTGCACGTCGCCCCCGAGGCGCTCGGCAGCGGCACGCCGCTCTTCACCGGCTCCCGGCACCGGCTCGTCCAGCGGGACGTCCGGGTCTCCCGCGCGGCCGTGCACCTGACCTACGACGTCAGCGAAGTGCCCGCACCAGGCTGA